One genomic segment of Brassica napus cultivar Da-Ae chromosome A3, Da-Ae, whole genome shotgun sequence includes these proteins:
- the LOC106426940 gene encoding uncharacterized protein LOC106426940, whose protein sequence is MAANQSSVHQDSVRQVSDNYDNPFYLHHNDHAGLILVTDRLAMASEFHSWRRSVRMALNVRNKLGFIDGTIPKPPSTHRDCGAWSRCNDIVATWLMNSVSKEIAQSLLFISTAEGIWKNLLCRFKQDDAPRVYDIEQRLSKIEQGSMDISTYYTALVTLWEEHRNFVELPICTCGKCECDAAALWEKIQHRSRVTKFLMGLNESFEHTRRHILMLKPIPTIEEAFNIVAQDERQRTLRPVTAIDNVAFHAGTSQAHVSPVSTVEDTAYVAAYNAGRAYQRPVCTHCGKAGHTVQKCFKLHGFPPGYKQYGSYNNRNTSHNKNVQSMSRSQGQNSTPAPSPMSNAVATVCAENKPNAYSYPPATPQLISGGVNLDLQQFSPQQIQNMVSQFNAHVRVSEPQVPSSSFSHSSATITDHGFMDPQSSSGTIPFPSINLTSTNNNLFYQNHCLSALPSLVPRDTWIIDSGASSHVCSDLGMFDSYVPVDSVTVTLPNGVRVPITHTGVIKISDHLILYDVLLVPDFHFNLISVSSLIKTLSCAAHFFPNGCLIQELSRGLMIGKGSLYNNLYVLDTSYRLSSGSDVFCGSVSADSVLWHQRLGHPSTIVLQKLSSQLPSYKHVDSSHAPCSICPLAKQRRLAYVSHNNLSDCPFDLVHVDIWGPFSVESVEGYRYFLTLVDDCTRTTWVYIRAGQINRTRKSELNPIR, encoded by the coding sequence ATGGCGGCGAATCAATCTTCTGTACATCAAGATTCTGTTCGTCAAGTCTCCGATAACTATGACAATCCGTTTTATCTTCATCACAACGATCATGCTGGATTGATTTTGGTCACTGATCGTTTGGCAATGGCCTCGGAGTTTCATTCTTGGAGGCGTTCTGTTCGTATGGCTTTGAACGTCCGTAATAAGCTTGGCTTCATTGATGGTACGATTCCTAAACCGCCTTCTACGCATAGAGATTGTGGTGCTTGGTCTAGGTGTAACGATATTGTTGCGACTTGGTTAATGAACTCGGTGTCAAAGGAGATCGCACAGAGTTTACTTTTCATCTCTACTGCTGAAGGAATTTGGAAGAATTTGCTTTGTCGATTCAAACAAGATGATGCGCCGAGAGTGTATGACATTGAGCAACGTTTGAGCAAGATTGAACAAGGGTCTATGGATATATCAACATATTACACTGCGCTTGTTACTCTATGGGAGGAACATCGTAATTTTGTTGAACTTCCTATTTGTACTTGTGGCAAATGTGAGTGTGACGCAGCAGCTCTTTGGGAGAAGATTCAGCATCGTTCTCGTGTGACTAAGTTCCTGATGGGATTAAATGAGTCATTTGAGCACACTCGTCGCCATATTCTTATGCTCAAACCAATCCCCACTATTGAAGAGGCCTTTAACATCGTAGCTCAGGATGAACGTCAACGCACCTTACGTCCTGTTACTGCTATTGACAATGTGGCTTTTCATGCGGGTACATCACAAGCTCATGTTAGTCCAGTTTCTACGGTTGAAGATACTGCTTATGTTGCTGCTTATAATGCTGGGAGAGCTTATCAAAGGCCGGTTTGTACCCATTGTGGTAAAGCTGGACACACAGTACAGAAGTGTTTCAAGCTTCACGGTTTTCCACCAGGCTATAAACAATATGGATCTTACAACAATAGGAACACTTCTCACAATAAGAATGTGCAGAGTATGTCTCGTTCTCAGGGTCAGAATTCTACTCCAGCACCTTCTCCTATGTCGAATGCTGTTGCCACTGTGTGTGCTGAAAACAAGCCTAACGCATATTCATATCCACCGGCTACACCTCAGTTGATAAGTGGAGGCGTTAATCTTGATCTGCAACAGTTCAGTCCACAACAGATTCAAAACATGGTCTCACAGTTCAATGCTCATGTTCGAGTTTCAGAGCCTCAAGTTCCTTCCTCAAGTTTTTCCCACTCAAGTGCAACGATCACTGATCATGGCTTTATGGATCCTCAGTCTTCATCTGGTACTATACCCTTTCCTTCTATCAATCTTACCTCTACAAATAATAACCTTTTCTATCAAAATCATTGTCTGTCTGCTTTACCTTCTCTTGTTCCACGTGATACTTGGATCATAGATAGTGGAGCTTCTAGTCATGTTTGTTCAGATTTAGGCATGTTTGATAGTTATGTACCAGTAGATTCTGTGACTGTGACTTTACCTAATGGTGTTCGTGTTCCCATTACACACACTGGTGTTATTAAAATCAGTGATCATTTGATTCTTTATGATGTGTTGTTGGTACCTGATTTCCATTTTAACCTGATTAGTGTAAGTAGTTTGATAAAGACATTGTCTTGTGCTGCTCATTTCTTCCCTAATGGCTGTTTAATCCAGGAACTTTCTCGGGGCTTGATGATTGGGAAGGGTAGCTTATACAACAATCTCTATGTTCTTGATACTTCTTATCGACTATCTTCTGGAAGTGATGTGTTCTGTGGTTCTGTATCTGCTGATAGCGTCTTGTGGCATCAACGTTTGGGACATCCCTCTACTATCGTTTTACAAAAGCTTTCTTCTCAGTTACCATCTTATAAACATGTGGATTCTTCTCATGCTCCCTGCTCTATATGTCCTTTAGCAAAGCAGCGTCGTCTTGCATATGTTTCACACAATAATCTCTCAGATTGTCCTTTTGATTTGGTTCATGTTGACATTTGGGGTCCGTTTAGTGTTGAGTCTGTTGAAGGATATCGATATTTTCTTACTTTGGTTGATGATTGTACTAGAACTACTTGGGTTTAtattagggctgggcaaataaaccgaacccgaaaatccgaactgaatccgatccgataa